The Chlorocebus sabaeus isolate Y175 chromosome 1, mChlSab1.0.hap1, whole genome shotgun sequence genome includes a region encoding these proteins:
- the LOC103248945 gene encoding olfactory receptor 10D3: MEVKNCSMVTEFILLGIPHTEGLEMVLFVLFLPFYACTLLGNVSILVAVMFSARLHTPMYFFLGNLSVFDMGFSSVTCPKMLLYLMGLSRLISYKDCVCQLFFFHFLGSIECFLYTVMAYDRFTAICYPLRYTVIMNPRICVALAVGTWLLGCIHSSILTSLTFALPYCGSNEVDHFFCDIPALFPLACADTSFAQRVSFTNVGLISLACFLLILLSYTRIMISILSIRTTEGRRRAFSTCSAHLIAILCAYGPIITVYLQPTPNPMLGTMVQILMNLVGPMLNPLIYTLRNEEVKTALKTILHKIGHVPES, encoded by the coding sequence ATGGAGGTGAAGAACTGCTCCATGGTGACAGAGTTCATCCTTTTGGGAATCCCACACACAGAGGGGCTGGAGATGGTACTTTTTGTCTTATTCCTGCCCTTCTATGCCTGCACTCTACTGGGAAATGTGTCCATCCTTGTTGCTGTTATGTTTTCTGCTCGCCTTCACACACCTATGTATTTCTTCCTGGGAAACTTGTCTGTGTTTGACATGGGTTTCTCCTCAGTGACTTGTCCCAAAATGCTGCTCTACCTTATGGGGCTGAGCCGACTCATCTCCTACAAAGACTGTGTCTGCCAGCTCTTCTTCTTCCACTTCCTGGGGAGCATTGAGTGCTTCTTGTATACGGTGATGGCCTATGACCGCTTCACTGCCATCTGTTATCCTCTGCGATACACAGTCATCATGAACCCCAGAATCTGTGTGGCCCTGGCTGTGGGCACGTGGCTGTTAGGGTGCATTCATTCTAGTATCTTGACCTCCCTCACCTTTGCCTTACCATACTGTGGTTCCAATGAAGTGGATCACTTCTTCTGTGACATTCCAGCACTCTTCCCCTTGGCCTGTGCTGACACATCCTTTGCCCAGAGGGTGAGCTTCACCAACGTTGGCCTCATATCTCTTGCCTGCTTTCTCCTAATTCTTCTATCCTACACTAGAATCATGATTTCTATCTTAAGTATTCGTACAACTGAGGGCCGTCGCCGTGCCTTCTCCACCTGCAGCGCTCACCTCATTGCCATCCTCTGTGCCTATGGGCCCATCATCACTGTCTACCTGCAGCCCACACCCAATCCCATGCTGGGAACCATGGTGCAAATTCTGATGAATCTGGTAGGACCAATGCTGAACCCTTTGATTTATACCTTGAGGAATGAGGAAGTAAAAACAGCCCTGAAAACAATATTGCACAAGATAGGCCATGTTCCTGAGAGTTAG